Proteins from one Anopheles nili chromosome 2, idAnoNiliSN_F5_01, whole genome shotgun sequence genomic window:
- the LOC128732060 gene encoding tetratricopeptide repeat protein 1 yields MSDPTFPDTSKSDDEQFEDALSKEDFNERSVDEIIEKFTGMPMERICKTEPEEFVDCVNDLPVDGSDNNIARNPEDKPTTSQSNDDPFNDDVIDEDSQRDYESNLTEQEKEANKAESNELKQQGNEFFKQGEHRRSVEIYTSALRLCPLDYAENRAILYANRAAAKAKLDLKPSAIDDCSKALEYNPKYLKALLRRASLYEETDKMDESLEDFRKVLELDSSNIEAKAAQIRLPPKIAERNERLKDEMMGKLKDLGNMILRPFGLSTQNFQMQQDPQTGSYSINFNQNAKQ; encoded by the exons ATGAGTGATCCGACTTTTCCTGACACTTCCAAAAGTGACGATGAACAGTTTGAGGATGCACTTTCAAAGGAGGATTTTAACGAACGTTCTGTTGATGAAATCATCGAAAAGTTCACCGGAATGCCCATGGAACGAATCTGCaaaacggaaccggaagagTTTGTTGATTGCGTAAACGACCTGCCTGTCGACGGATCCGATAACAACATTGCACGAAATCCAGAAGATAAACCTACCACCAGCCAGTCTAACGATGACCCATTCAATGATGACGTGATAGACGAAGACTCGCAACGGGACTACGAAAGCAACCTAACAGAGCAGGAAAAGGAAGCCAATAAAGCCGAATCCAACGAACTGAAGCAGCAAGGCaatgaatttttcaaacaGGGCGAACATCgtcgttcggtggaaatttaCACGAGTGCTCTAAGGCTGTGCCCATTAGATTATGCGGAAAATCGAGCTATACTGTACGCAAACCGTGCAGCAGCCAAGGCTAAGCTAGATTTGAAACCTTCCGCTATTGACGACTGTTCTAAAGCGTTAGAGTATAATCCAAAATATCTGAAAGCGTTACTAAG aCGAGCTAGTCTGTATGAAGAGACTGATAAAATGGACGAAAGTCTAGAAGATTTTCGCAAAGTGCTCGAATTGGATTCCTCGAATATCGAAGCCAAGGCAGCTCAAATCAGGCTGCCTCCTAAAATAGCAGAACGCAACGAGCGTCTAAAGGATGAGATGATGGGCAAGCTTAAGGACTTGGGTAACATGATCTTGCGACCTTTCGGATTATCGACGCAGAACTTCCAGATGCAACAGGACCCCCAGACGGGCTCGTATTCGATAAACTTcaatcaaaatgcaaaacaatga